The following proteins are co-located in the Silene latifolia isolate original U9 population chromosome 1, ASM4854445v1, whole genome shotgun sequence genome:
- the LOC141596491 gene encoding uncharacterized protein LOC141596491, with protein sequence MDLETENRIASILLKEAAELRRQAQQEGVLAYLHKPTVRGRPNSRFLTATIRGIEQANRVVEVNEMWRARQKELEMDNRSKSRRRDEGCHGSRDTVSDSTRNRSKSHDPNPSCSSSKRSYDDCHFGQDGGLKDEELEEFLQSRAKRGRGSVGSRMDETGPYLPPLPESEDQLCTNSYYVDNDRPQRVYLGPERPSSSKRYESSDTESEEEQKRSKKGSSGGSKKRHSKKHKSKDRDKKKKKEKRRKH encoded by the exons ATGGATCTGGAAACAGAGAATAGAATAGCTTCAATTCTATTAAAAGAGGCTGCTGAATTGCGGCGTCAAGCTCAACAAGAAGGCGTTCTTGCTTATCTTCACAAACCCACTGTCCGTGGCCGTCCCAATTCTCGTTTCCTTACCGCCACTATTCGCGGGATTGAACAag CTAATCGAGTTGTAGAGGTGAATGAAATGTGGCGAGCCCGGCAGAAAGAGCTCGAGATGGACAATAGGTCTAAAAGTAGGCGGAGAGATGAGGGTTGTCATGGTAGCAGGGACACAGTTTCTGATTCAACCAGAAACAGAAGCAAGAGCCATGATCCGAATCCCTCTTGCTCATCGAGCAAAAGATCATATGATGATTGTCATTTTGGGCAAGATGGCGGCTTGAAGGATGAAGAGCTGGAGGAATTTCTTCAATCGAG GGCGAAACGCGGCAGGGGCTCTGTAGGGTCAAGGATGGATGAAACCGGTCCCTATCTCCCCCCTTTACCAGAGTCAGAGGATCAATTATGTACAAACTCTTATTACGTTGACAATGACAGGCCCCAACGAGTATATTTGGGTCCAGAAAGGCCTTCCTCCTCAAAACGCTACGAATCTTCTGATACTGAGTCTGAAGAAGAGCAAAAGAGATCAAAGAAGGGTAGTTCAGGAGGGTCCAAAAAGAGACACTCGAAGAAGCACAAGTCAAAAGATAGGgataagaagaaaaaaaaggagaaacgTCGGAAGCACTAA
- the LOC141596605 gene encoding threonine--tRNA ligase, chloroplastic/mitochondrial 2, translating to MFVINRMSTSSTITTLSLFSNSRRLFSHKPSFSFKKQPLSFSASFQSLNNIHRNGFCTSTSTAVASSETVQTDDLNVSNLSQLRIKLPTNDSSNTLLRIRHTCAHVMAMAVQKLYPNAKVTIGPWIDNGFYYDFDMDPITDKDLKKIKKEMERIIGRNFPLVREEVTRDEAQKRIMAQNEPYKLEILNSIKEEPITIYHIGDEWWDLCAGPHVESTGTINRKALELESVAGAYWRGDVTKPMLQRIYGTAWENEEQLKAYLHFKEEALRRDHRRLGQDLDLFSIQEDAGGGLVFWHPKGAIVRHIIEDTWKKLHIERGYSLLYTPHVAKADLWKISGHLDFYKENMYDQMNIEDELYQLRPMNCPYHILVYKRKMHSYRDFPIRVAELGTVYRYELSGALHGLFRVRGFTQDDAHIFCLEDQIKDEIRGVLDLTEQILLQFGFHQYEVNLSTRPEKSVGDDDIWEKATSALKDALHDKGWGYEIDEGGGAFYGPKIDLKIEDALGRKWQCSTIQVDFNLPERFDITYVDSNSEKKRPIMIHRAVLGSLERFFGVLIEHYAGDFPLWLSPVQARVLPVTDTQLEYCNEVVEELKANGVRAEVCHGERLPKLIRNSEKQKIPLMAVVGPREVETQSVTVRSRFGGELGTMPVTEFKSRINKAVLDRASF from the exons ATGTTTGTCATCAACAGGATGTCCACCTCTTCCACCATTACTACTCTATCTCTTTTCTCCAATTCTCGTCGTCTCTTTTCTCATAAACCCTCTTTTTCTTTTAAAAAACAACCTTTGTCATTTTCTGCTTCGTTTCAATCATTAAACAACATTCACAGAAATGGGTTCTGCACTTCTACTTCTACTGCTGTTGCTTCTTCTGAAACAGTTCAGACTGATGATTTGAATGTCTCTAATTTGTCTCAACTTAGGATTAAACTTCCTACCAATGATTCTTCTAATACCCTCCTTCGTATTCGTCATACT TGTGCACATGTGATGGCAATGGCTGTTCAGAAGTTGTACCCAAATGCCAAAGTGACAATCGGACCATGGATTGATAATGGTTTTTATTATGACTTTGATATGGATCCTATAACAGACAAAGACCTGAAGAAAATTAAGAAGGAGATG GAGCGCATCATTGGTCGAAATTTCCCACTTGTTAGAGAGGAAGTTACCCGAGATGAAGCACAGAAGAGAATAATGGCGCAGAATGAACCTTACAAATTGGAGATTTTGAACAGCATAAAAGAGGAGCCCATTACAATCTATCATATCG GAGATGAATGGTGGGATCTTTGTGCCGGACCCCATGTTGAATCTACTGGAACTATCAATAGGAAAGCTCTTGAGCTCGAATCCGTTGCTGGTGCGTACTGGAGAGGGGATGTAACTAAGCCAATGTTGCAGAGGATTTATGGCACAGCTTGGGAAAATGAAGAACAGTTGAAAGCTTACCTTCACTTCAAAGAGGAAGCTCTGCGCCGGGATCATAGGCGTCTTGGCCAAGATCTCGACCTGTTTTCAATACAG GAAGACGCTGGTGGAGGGCTTGTTTTCTGGCATCCTAAGGGTGCAATTGTGAGGCACATCATTGAAGATACATGGAAAAAGTTGCACATTGAACGTGGATACAGTCTGCTCTATACTCCTCATGTGGCAAAGGCAGATCTATGGAAGATAAGCGGTCACCTTGATTTCTACAAGGAGAATATGTATGATCAAATGAATATCGAGGATGAACTTTATCAACTACGACCAATGAACTGCCCTTACCATATTTTGGTCTACAAAAGGAAAATGCACTCTTATCGAGATTTTCCTATCAGAGTGGCTGAGCTTGGAACGGTATACAGATATGAGTTGTCTGGAGCCTTACATGGCCTTTTCCGTGTTAGAGGCTTCACACAG GATGATGCACATATATTTTGCTTAGAGGATCAAATAAAAGACGAGATAAGGGGAGTTCTAGATCTTACGGAGCAGATACTACTCCAATTTGGTTTCCATCAATATGAAGTGAATCTATCGACGAGGCCAGAAAAATCTGTAGGAGATGATGATATATGGGAAAAAGCTACATCTGCTCTCAAAGATGCTTTACATGATAAAGGTTGGGGATATGAGATTGATGAAGGTGGTGGTGCCTTTTACGGACCAAAGATAGATCTCAAAATTGAAGATGCACTTGGAAGAAAATGGCAGTGTTCAACAATACAG GTTGATTTCAATTTGCCAGAGCGGTTTGATATTACATATGTGGACTCCAATTCAGAAAAGAAACGCCCCATCATGATCCATAGAGCGGTACTTGGATCTTTGGAAAGGTTTTTCGGAGTTCTCATAGAGCATTATGCTGGGGACTTTCCATTGTGGTTGTCACCTGTACAAGCTCGTGTCCTGCCTGTAACTGACACACAG CTTGAATACTGCAATGAGGTGGTGGAAGAACTCAAGGCAAATGGCGTTCGTGCTGAAGTTTGCCATGGTGAGCGTCTGCCGAAACTCATCCGAAACTCAGAGAAGCAGAAAATTCCATTAATGGCGGTTGTGGGACCCAGAGAGGTGGAGACGCAATCTGTGACTGTTAGGTCGAGATTTGGAGGAGAACTAGGGACAATGCCGGTCACTGAGTTTAAATCCAGGATTAACAAGGCAGTTCTGGACAGAGCCTCTTTCTGA